The Desulfurellaceae bacterium nucleotide sequence GGACTCGGCCATTGAGGCGGTCGGGTTGCCGGTGACCTTTGAGAACTGTATCAAGGCCACCAAACCGGGCGGGGTGATCTCCAACATCGGCTACCACGGCGAGGCGGGCGACTCGCTGCGCATCCCTCTTCCTGAGTTCGGCCTCGGCATGGGCGATAAAACGATTCGGACCGCGCTGTGTCCGGGCGGCCGGGAGGTCACCAGCCGTTTGTTGCGCCTGCTGGAGACCGGTCGGATCGATCCGACCCCGTTGACCACCCACCGCTTTCCATTTGCCGAGATCGAGACCGCCTTTCACATGATGGAAACCAAGGCCGATAACATCATCAAGCCGCTGATCAGTTTCTAAGCGTTCCCATGGCGGTCGCGCGTGTCAGCCGTCCGGGCGGGCGCTTAGGCCCGCTGCTGGGCTGTGCGGTGGGGTGTCTGGTGGCGGCCGTGGCGTCAGCCGAACAGCAGCTGGAGGATGGCCTAGCCCTGTTCGAGCAGCAACGCTGGGCCGAGGCCCAACAGGTTTTTTCCGAGCGGCTGCGCCGTTCTCCAACCGACGCGCAGGCGCATTTTTACCTGGGGCGGATCGCCTTCGGCCAACACGACTACGACACCGCCGTTGCCCGGTTCGAGACCGCTGTCGATCTTCGGCAACACGACGCCAGCTTTCATATGTGGCTCGGCCGTGCCTACGGTCGCCAGGCCGAGCGCGCCGCTGTCTGGCGGCAGGTCTGGCTGGCCCGAAAAGTGCGCCGACAGTTCGAGACCGCTGTCGCGCTTGACCCGGAGAGCGTTGCCGCGCGCTGGGATCTGATGGAGTACTATGCGAAGGCGCCGGGCTTCTTGGGCGGGAGCCGTGACAAGGCCAGAATCCAGGCGCGGGAGATAGAACGGCGTGACGCCGCAGAGGGGAAGGCAGCCTGGCGACTGATTGCCGAGACCGAATAGGCTGGCTGGGCCGCCGTGCTGCCGCCCGTCTCAGGCGGACTTTGCACGCTGGCGCATGGGCGCGTTAATGACCACCTCGGCCGGATTGTTTTCGTGCACGAAGTCAATCCGGACATTGTCCGAGTCAACCGGCAGATGGCGACCGATGGTGGCCAGAATATCCTGACGGAGAGCCTGCATCTGTTCGGGCGACAGCCCGAGGCGGTCGGAGACCAGAACGGTGAGCAGCCGATGCTTTGCCTGTTCCTTGCTCCCGCTCGAGCCCAAGAGCCGCCGGATAAACCTGTTCAGGGCCATAACTCATCTCCTAAACAAGAAATTCCCGAGTCGCTGCATCACCCCTTGGTGTCCGTTCAGCTCTGGAATCGGTACGTCCTCGCCGAGCAGGCGCCGGACGATACGAT carries:
- a CDS encoding tetratricopeptide repeat protein; translation: MAVARVSRPGGRLGPLLGCAVGCLVAAVASAEQQLEDGLALFEQQRWAEAQQVFSERLRRSPTDAQAHFYLGRIAFGQHDYDTAVARFETAVDLRQHDASFHMWLGRAYGRQAERAAVWRQVWLARKVRRQFETAVALDPESVAARWDLMEYYAKAPGFLGGSRDKARIQAREIERRDAAEGKAAWRLIAETE
- a CDS encoding cell division topological specificity factor MinE, which gives rise to MALNRFIRRLLGSSGSKEQAKHRLLTVLVSDRLGLSPEQMQALRQDILATIGRHLPVDSDNVRIDFVHENNPAEVVINAPMRQRAKSA